GATATCCGTGTTATCGTGGTGAAGTTGGCAGATCGTTTGCATAATATGCGGACACTAGAATTTATGCCAGATGAAAAACGCCGACGCACTGCTTTAGAAACAAGGGAAATTTTTGCTCCCCTAGCCAATCGCTTGGGGATTTGGCGTTTTAAATGGGAATTGGAAGATTTGGCGTTTAAGTATTTGGAACCAGAGCCTTTTCGCCAAATTCAGCAGTTGGTTTCTGAAAAACGCACGGCGCGGGAAGAAAGACTGGATAAGGTTTCCGAAACTTTGCGAGAAAGGCTGGCAGAAGCAGGAATTCGTTGTCTTGATATTAGCGGGCGCCCTAAGCATCTTTATAGCATTTACCAGAAGATGCAGCGCCAAAACAAGGAGTTTCACGAAATTTATGATCTGGCAGCACTGCGGATAATCGTTCAAACTAACGAGGAATGCTATCGTGCTCTGGCAGTAGTTCACGATGTATTTCGCCCAATTCCTGGTAGATTTAAAGATTATATTGGTCTGCCCAAACCCAACCGCTATCAATCGCTGCATACTGGGGTGATTGGCCCTTGGGGAAGACCTTTGGAAGTGCAAATCCGAACACTGGAAATGCATCGAATCGCCGAGTACGGGATCGCTGCTCATTGGAAGTATAAAGAAACTGGGGGTTCTAACATTACGCATTTAAATGCGGCAGATGAAAAATTTACTTGGTTGCGGCAGTTACTCGAATGGCAAAACGATCTCAAAGATGCTCAGGAATATTTAGAGAGCATCAAAGATAATTTATTTGAAGATGACGTTTATGTCTTCACTCCAAAGGGGGATTTAGTTGCTTTGAATCCCGGTTCTACTACAGTGGATTTTGCTTATCGCATTCACACAGAAGTTGGAAACCACTGTGCCGGAGCGCGGGTAAACGGGAGGATGGTTCCACTTTCGACACGACTGCACAATGGTGACATCGTTGATATTATTACTCAAAAAAATAGCCATCCTAGTTTGGATTGGTTAAACTTTGTCAGAACAAGTGCGGCTAAAAATCGCATTAAGCAGTGGTACAAGCGATCGCGCCGAGAAGAAAATGTGGCTCGCGGTAAAGAAATTTTAGAAAAAGAACTCGGCAAAACAGGGTTTGAAAGTTTTTTGAAGTCAGAGCCAATGCAGGCGGTAGCAGAAAAGTGTAACTACCACTCTGTGGAAGATTTGCTGGCTGGTTTGGGCTATGGAGAAGTAACGCTTAATCTAGTGCTTAACCGTTGGCGAGAAATAGTCAAGGCACAACAGCCTGTAGTTAATGAGCCTGAGATTCCCCCAAATCTGCCAACTACAGCCAAAGCCGCACTACGAGATGGAAGTGCAACCACTTCACGCTCTAGTGACTCGCCGATCGTGGGAGTTGAAGGATTGATGTACTATTTGGCTGGTTGTTGTACTCCCATTCCTGGTGAACAAATCATTGGTGTAGTCACGCGGGGTAAGGGAATTTCTATCCACCGCCAAGGATGTCACAACGTAGAAAAAGTGGAGTGCGATCGCCTTGTACCTGTAAGTTGGAATCAAGCAGCAGAAAATAATGGTCGTCCCCAAACTTATCAGGTAAACGTGCAAATTGAGGCTTTGGATCGGGTGGGAGTATTAAAAGATATTTTATCGCGACTAAGCGATCAAGGTATCAACGTCCGCCATGCTAATGTTAAAACTGCTTTTGGTCAACCGGCATTGATTGATTTGGGGATCGAAATACGCGATCGCACTCAGTTAGAACATATATTCGTCCAAATTAAGAAAATGAGCGATATTCTTAATATCCGCCGTGTCGGGCAAATTGACGAATAATTTAGTTGCATAATTAACTCAAAGTTACAGGGTGCTTTCAGGGGCATTTGTGTGGTTTTTACTAAGTCAAATCTAGCTATGGAGAAAAGATTTGAAAATCAAAAAATAAAGTTTCTATAGATTAACGTTGCAATCAACAATTTAGATATATAAGTCATGTAAAAAATCAGATTAATCTCCTGATTGATACTTTCATGATTGAAACTTGAATATTTATTATCTTGGCGGGTAAAGGCTAAGTACAAATAGCCAATAACCACCATTAATTAAAGCAGTGAGAACTGCACCAATAAGAACTCCGTGCATCACAGGTGCTCGTCCTTGTCTGTTTAGCTTGAAAGCAACAGGAATAATATATATAAGTTGAGTTATACCAATACCAAAAAAATATATTATAAAAATTTGCTCGATAATATTTATTTGT
This Chlorogloeopsis sp. ULAP01 DNA region includes the following protein-coding sequences:
- a CDS encoding bifunctional (p)ppGpp synthetase/guanosine-3',5'-bis(diphosphate) 3'-pyrophosphohydrolase, which translates into the protein MSTTVVNEPTDITLPEWLKSCLYTPSTSGGETEEDRKYYDTDLICRAFRFAYQLHQGQYRKSGEPYICHPIAVAGMLHDLGGSAAMIAAGFLHDVVEDTDVTIEDIEQRFGAEVRCLVEGVTKLSKINFKSKTESQAENFRRMFLAMAQDIRVIVVKLADRLHNMRTLEFMPDEKRRRTALETREIFAPLANRLGIWRFKWELEDLAFKYLEPEPFRQIQQLVSEKRTAREERLDKVSETLRERLAEAGIRCLDISGRPKHLYSIYQKMQRQNKEFHEIYDLAALRIIVQTNEECYRALAVVHDVFRPIPGRFKDYIGLPKPNRYQSLHTGVIGPWGRPLEVQIRTLEMHRIAEYGIAAHWKYKETGGSNITHLNAADEKFTWLRQLLEWQNDLKDAQEYLESIKDNLFEDDVYVFTPKGDLVALNPGSTTVDFAYRIHTEVGNHCAGARVNGRMVPLSTRLHNGDIVDIITQKNSHPSLDWLNFVRTSAAKNRIKQWYKRSRREENVARGKEILEKELGKTGFESFLKSEPMQAVAEKCNYHSVEDLLAGLGYGEVTLNLVLNRWREIVKAQQPVVNEPEIPPNLPTTAKAALRDGSATTSRSSDSPIVGVEGLMYYLAGCCTPIPGEQIIGVVTRGKGISIHRQGCHNVEKVECDRLVPVSWNQAAENNGRPQTYQVNVQIEALDRVGVLKDILSRLSDQGINVRHANVKTAFGQPALIDLGIEIRDRTQLEHIFVQIKKMSDILNIRRVGQIDE